The Calditerrivibrio nitroreducens DSM 19672 genome window below encodes:
- a CDS encoding methyl-accepting chemotaxis protein: MEFFKNIYIFLERKYFNSLTKKLVGNVLVFVFFQAMAIFVFLGFVQSLKEKLYSLNLPLDQMKHIYSDIDLAYIFFIILTIISFLASIFVVLFLRHLIVTPLKQLVFFFNDACTGEGDLSKELKVSTYDEFKVLAESFNCFLGKFRDMMTKIRESTIFVATEAAKVRKNLEITTNAAQRQSELANTIVIASNESNLALHEISQNTNNISDATNKNLVFARHSRDQMNEIIRSVEMINEKISNFVNTTNMLAENSQKIMEVINLITDISDQTNLLALNAAIEAARAGEHGRGFAVVADEVRKLAEKVKDAAQDINSSIKVMIKNVNETKEETEQIYENVTNAKDTVADTASKFNLFIQDFERIGEKLISMASAIEELSSTNENINNSIGEVGHLSEETLKNARNSTEYSIMLTEQTQHMQELVTRFKTGSGMFEEVLGKVDSFRNEVANAITNLANKGINVFDKNYKKVPNTNPQKYKTDYDKYFETDIQYIYDRIMSELPGSIFALAVDTNGYAPTHCSKYSKKPTGDYQTDLINSRDKRIFNDSTGIKAAKNEKKFLLQIYLRDTGEVIADLSMPIYVNDKHWGAVRVGLTPEMFLDKKN; this comes from the coding sequence ATGGAGTTTTTCAAAAATATATACATATTCCTTGAAAGAAAGTACTTTAATTCTCTAACGAAGAAATTAGTTGGAAATGTTTTGGTTTTTGTTTTTTTTCAGGCAATGGCGATATTTGTTTTTTTGGGATTTGTGCAAAGTCTAAAGGAAAAACTGTATTCACTGAATCTACCATTAGATCAGATGAAACATATATATTCAGATATCGATCTGGCATATATTTTTTTCATTATTTTGACAATAATTTCTTTTCTAGCCTCCATTTTTGTGGTTTTATTTTTAAGACATTTAATTGTCACCCCCTTAAAACAGCTTGTGTTCTTTTTTAATGATGCGTGTACCGGAGAAGGGGATCTTTCCAAAGAGCTTAAGGTCAGTACATATGATGAATTTAAAGTCCTTGCGGAGAGTTTCAACTGTTTTCTTGGTAAATTTAGGGATATGATGACAAAGATAAGGGAATCTACGATATTTGTGGCTACTGAGGCTGCCAAAGTTAGAAAAAATTTAGAGATTACCACAAACGCAGCCCAGAGACAGAGTGAACTTGCCAATACAATTGTTATTGCAAGTAATGAGAGCAACTTAGCCCTCCATGAGATATCTCAAAATACAAATAACATATCCGATGCTACAAATAAAAATTTAGTATTTGCAAGACACTCAAGGGATCAGATGAACGAAATCATAAGAAGCGTAGAAATGATAAATGAGAAAATAAGTAATTTCGTAAATACAACAAATATGCTTGCTGAAAATTCTCAAAAGATAATGGAAGTAATAAATCTAATTACCGATATTTCTGATCAGACAAACCTTCTTGCCCTCAATGCCGCAATCGAGGCTGCCAGAGCAGGTGAGCATGGTAGGGGATTTGCGGTGGTGGCTGATGAGGTCCGTAAGTTAGCTGAAAAGGTAAAAGATGCTGCCCAAGATATAAATTCAAGTATAAAAGTAATGATTAAGAATGTAAATGAAACCAAGGAGGAGACAGAGCAGATTTATGAAAATGTAACAAATGCTAAAGATACAGTTGCTGACACAGCAAGTAAGTTTAATCTTTTCATTCAGGATTTTGAGAGGATTGGTGAAAAGCTTATATCTATGGCATCAGCAATAGAGGAGCTTTCTTCGACGAATGAAAATATAAATAATAGTATTGGAGAAGTTGGGCATCTAAGTGAAGAAACATTGAAAAATGCCAGGAATTCCACTGAATATTCGATTATGCTTACTGAGCAAACACAACATATGCAGGAATTAGTCACAAGGTTTAAAACTGGGTCTGGAATGTTTGAAGAGGTATTGGGGAAAGTTGACTCATTCCGAAATGAGGTTGCAAATGCTATAACAAATCTGGCAAATAAGGGTATCAATGTTTTTGATAAAAATTATAAAAAGGTTCCGAATACAAATCCTCAAAAATATAAAACAGATTACGACAAATATTTTGAAACCGACATTCAATATATTTATGATAGAATTATGAGCGAGTTACCAGGTTCCATCTTTGCCCTTGCCGTTGATACAAATGGATACGCTCCCACCCATTGCAGTAAATACTCCAAAAAACCTACAGGTGATTATCAGACTGATTTGATTAACAGCAGAGATAAGAGGATATTCAATGATAGTACAGGTATTAAAGCAGCTAAAAATGAAAAGAAATTCTTATTACAGATCTATCTCAGGGACACCGGAGAGGTTATAGCAGACCTTTCAATGCCTATTTATGTCAATGATAAGCATTGGGGGGCAGTAAGGGTCGGATTGACACCTGAAATGTTTTTGGATAAAAAGAATTAA
- a CDS encoding transposase → MDYNGSRLSVLDICKDKINRRYKKGGISYGYAKCYYHGHAVTLISVRGNSSKNMLYFMSEGHISSSKEAYFRISSYFSRWKIEESYKFMKQQFGIEKCLVRRFESLRTLLGMVSFCWNVLSQIESDVMISKLLEDMAKREKYDNEDKKVCEFKYYRISDGIERVLRSYNGKIFHHRDKKYDCDYVMYFKIGYYLKFPEERKKIFGMGKMKRKKSLLVA, encoded by the coding sequence TTGGATTACAATGGGAGTAGGCTTTCAGTATTGGATATTTGTAAGGATAAGATAAATAGAAGGTATAAAAAAGGTGGTATTTCTTATGGTTATGCTAAATGTTATTATCATGGCCATGCAGTTACATTAATTAGTGTAAGGGGTAATTCGTCGAAGAATATGCTTTATTTTATGAGTGAAGGGCATATAAGCAGTAGTAAGGAAGCGTATTTTAGGATTAGCAGTTATTTTTCCAGGTGGAAGATAGAAGAGAGCTATAAGTTTATGAAGCAGCAGTTTGGTATTGAGAAGTGCCTTGTGAGGAGGTTTGAGTCATTGAGGACGTTGTTAGGTATGGTATCTTTTTGCTGGAATGTATTAAGTCAGATAGAATCGGATGTTATGATATCCAAGTTGTTAGAAGATATGGCCAAAAGAGAGAAATACGACAATGAAGACAAAAAGGTATGTGAATTTAAATATTATCGGATATCGGATGGTATTGAAAGGGTATTACGGTCTTACAATGGTAAGATATTTCATCATAGAGATAAAAAATATGATTGTGATTATGTTATGTATTTTAAGATAGGTTATTATCTTAAATTTCCAGAAGAGCGTAAGAAGATATTTGGAATGGGCAAGATGAAAAGGAAGAAAAGTTTACTTGTGGCTTAG
- a CDS encoding heavy metal translocating P-type ATPase, whose product MVKNVKLSISGMTCAACSGRIEKKLKKMDGVLNVSVNLPLQTGEVVFDESKIQLDKIIKIIEDLGYGAKLFNKNLNEEISEKWILIKIIVGFIFSIPLFLGMIFHLLNIRYAEFLMNPYVQLILATPVQFYCGFQFYKGAYHNLKTGGANMDLLVVLGTSAAYIFSVFNIFKGGDLYFETSAILITLVLFGKYMEAKATGKASDAIKKLIDYAPKKAKVIKDGNIYEIDIKDIKVGDLLLVGSGDKVPVDGEIVEGKGLIDESMITGESLPIDKTVGDRVIGGTINKHYIFKMIASTTSEGTILSQIIRLIENVQTSKAPIQRFADKVSNIFVPSVVGISILTFLGWYTYSHNLSTALINAVAVLVISCPCALGLATPTSIMVSSGASAKKGILFKDAAAIENINKIKAIIFDKTGTITTGKIYVKKFQSTGVLDENILFSLVKKVESHSSHPLASAIVEYISNKSSLLMDDVDVLDIEEKSGSGMMGYWSGKELFVGKPYTPIEEEPGSIVAIYIEGRLEGYFLLQDQLKDDAADVVGRFMKDGVEVFLLTGDNRKTADFFAEKIGLNRNNVISEVLPSEKADYVSKIRDTKEFVAMVGDGINDAPALATADIAIAMGNGTDIAIESASVVVMRGDLGAVYNAFKIGEYTLKNIKQNLFWALFYNSLGIPLAAFGFLNPIIAGTAMAFSSVSVVSNALRLRKMRLIY is encoded by the coding sequence GTGGTGAAGAATGTAAAGTTGTCGATTTCAGGGATGACATGTGCTGCATGTTCAGGAAGGATAGAAAAAAAACTCAAAAAAATGGATGGGGTTTTAAATGTCAGTGTAAACCTTCCTTTGCAAACGGGGGAAGTAGTATTTGATGAATCGAAGATTCAGCTAGATAAAATTATAAAAATTATTGAGGATCTTGGTTACGGTGCTAAACTTTTTAACAAAAACCTCAATGAAGAAATATCTGAAAAGTGGATTTTAATTAAAATTATTGTGGGTTTTATTTTTAGCATACCTCTCTTTCTTGGAATGATTTTTCACCTTTTAAATATAAGATATGCTGAGTTTCTTATGAATCCATATGTTCAATTGATACTAGCTACACCAGTGCAGTTTTATTGTGGTTTTCAATTTTATAAAGGTGCATACCACAACTTAAAAACTGGTGGAGCCAATATGGACCTTTTGGTGGTGCTTGGTACGAGCGCAGCCTATATATTTAGTGTATTTAATATCTTTAAAGGAGGGGATCTATATTTTGAAACATCTGCCATACTGATAACACTCGTTTTATTTGGTAAGTATATGGAAGCAAAAGCCACCGGAAAGGCATCTGATGCAATAAAGAAGTTGATTGATTATGCTCCTAAAAAAGCTAAAGTTATAAAAGATGGTAATATTTATGAAATTGATATAAAGGATATTAAAGTGGGTGATTTATTGTTGGTGGGTAGTGGTGATAAAGTCCCGGTTGACGGTGAGATTGTTGAGGGTAAGGGATTGATTGATGAGTCTATGATTACAGGTGAATCCCTTCCTATAGATAAAACAGTAGGGGATAGGGTAATAGGTGGCACGATAAATAAACATTATATTTTTAAAATGATTGCCTCCACCACTTCTGAAGGGACAATATTAAGTCAGATAATCAGATTAATAGAAAATGTGCAGACTTCAAAAGCACCTATACAGCGCTTTGCCGATAAGGTGTCAAATATTTTCGTTCCATCTGTTGTGGGGATATCTATTTTAACATTTTTGGGATGGTATACTTATTCACACAATTTGAGTACTGCTCTTATAAATGCTGTGGCGGTTCTTGTTATCTCCTGCCCATGTGCTCTGGGACTTGCTACACCCACATCTATAATGGTATCAAGCGGTGCAAGTGCAAAAAAAGGGATCCTTTTTAAAGATGCAGCTGCCATTGAAAATATAAACAAGATTAAGGCGATAATTTTTGATAAGACCGGTACTATCACTACCGGGAAAATATATGTTAAAAAATTTCAAAGTACAGGTGTTTTAGATGAAAATATCCTATTCTCTCTGGTAAAAAAAGTAGAATCGCATTCATCCCATCCTCTGGCTTCAGCTATCGTTGAATATATTTCGAATAAATCAAGTTTATTAATGGATGATGTTGATGTTTTAGATATAGAGGAAAAGAGTGGATCTGGTATGATGGGATATTGGTCTGGAAAAGAGCTTTTTGTGGGTAAACCTTACACACCGATTGAAGAGGAGCCTGGTAGTATTGTGGCGATTTATATAGAAGGTAGGCTTGAAGGGTACTTTCTTTTGCAGGATCAATTAAAAGATGATGCTGCAGATGTGGTTGGTAGATTTATGAAAGATGGTGTGGAAGTATTTCTGCTTACTGGAGATAATAGAAAAACTGCCGATTTTTTTGCAGAAAAGATAGGTCTTAATAGAAATAACGTCATAAGCGAAGTGCTACCTTCGGAAAAAGCTGATTATGTGAGTAAAATAAGAGATACAAAAGAATTTGTGGCAATGGTAGGTGATGGAATAAATGATGCTCCAGCACTTGCCACAGCGGATATAGCTATTGCAATGGGTAATGGTACAGATATTGCCATAGAATCTGCGTCTGTGGTGGTAATGAGAGGTGACTTAGGAGCAGTTTATAATGCATTTAAAATAGGGGAATATACCTTAAAAAATATTAAGCAAAATCTATTCTGGGCATTGTTTTATAATAGTTTGGGTATTCCTCTTGCTGCTTTTGGGTTCTTAAATCCCATAATAGCAGGTACCGCAATGGCTTTTAGCTCTGTTTCTGTTGTTTCAAATGCCTTAAGGTTACGAAAAATGAGACTAATATATTAA
- a CDS encoding copper ion binding protein — protein MKKVLKVTGMTCHHCKMAVEKEVGNVDGVISVVAFPKENRVEVEFDETKADLEKIKEAIDEAGYEVVE, from the coding sequence ATGAAAAAAGTATTGAAAGTTACAGGGATGACATGCCATCATTGTAAAATGGCAGTGGAAAAAGAGGTGGGAAATGTTGATGGAGTAATATCCGTTGTGGCATTCCCAAAAGAGAATAGGGTGGAAGTTGAATTTGATGAAACAAAGGCTGATTTAGAAAAGATAAAAGAGGCTATCGACGAAGCAGGGTATGAAGTGGTAGAGTAG
- the hcp gene encoding hydroxylamine reductase codes for MSMFCYQCSEAAKNIACTTRGVCGKDDKVAALEDMLIYNLKGLAYWTKIAREKGVTNEEADLFLLEGLFSTITNVNFDPQRFVEYNNKAIDLRDKMKDLAVSKGADANAPYDAATWKPQKTEADYLAKAAATTILAEENEDIRSLKELLIYGLKGIAAYADHAYVLKFKSEEIFKFTEDALVETLRKDITVNELISLVLKAGEIAVKTMELLDRANTTTYGKPEITQVFTGLVDGPGILVSGHDLLDLEELLKQTEGKGVNVYTHGEMLPAHAYPELKKYKHLIGNFGTAWYNQREEFEQFNGAILFTTNCLVPPKDSYKDRVFTTGLVGWPGIKHIPNATAGKMKDFSPVIQKAIECGGLKAKDGKKITIGFAHDQVMALADKVIDAVNKGAIKRFVVMAGCDGRAKEREYYTEVAKNLPKDTVILTAGCAKYRYNMLDLGDIGGIPRVLDAGQCNDSYSLAYIALKLKEAFGLDDINKLPISYDIAWYEQKAVCVLLALLYLGVKGIRLGPVLPAFLSPNVAKVLVENFNIKPISSVKEDIEAMMAGK; via the coding sequence ATGAGTATGTTTTGTTATCAATGTTCCGAAGCTGCAAAAAATATTGCATGTACCACAAGAGGTGTATGCGGGAAAGATGATAAGGTGGCCGCACTGGAGGATATGTTAATTTATAACCTTAAAGGTCTTGCTTATTGGACAAAAATTGCCAGAGAAAAAGGTGTCACAAATGAAGAAGCAGATCTTTTCCTTCTGGAAGGGCTCTTTTCCACCATCACAAACGTAAACTTTGACCCACAAAGATTCGTAGAATACAATAATAAAGCAATTGACCTAAGAGACAAAATGAAAGATTTAGCGGTATCAAAAGGAGCCGATGCTAATGCCCCTTATGATGCAGCCACCTGGAAACCACAGAAAACCGAGGCGGATTACCTTGCCAAAGCAGCAGCCACAACAATTCTGGCTGAAGAGAATGAAGATATAAGATCCCTCAAAGAACTCCTCATATATGGTTTAAAAGGGATAGCAGCTTATGCAGACCACGCTTATGTTCTAAAATTCAAATCTGAAGAGATATTTAAATTCACTGAGGATGCTTTAGTGGAAACACTGAGAAAGGATATAACCGTAAATGAGCTTATCTCACTTGTCTTAAAAGCTGGCGAAATTGCTGTCAAAACTATGGAGCTTTTGGACAGGGCAAACACAACCACATATGGAAAACCTGAAATTACTCAGGTTTTTACAGGTTTAGTTGATGGGCCCGGAATACTTGTATCCGGTCACGATCTTTTAGATCTGGAAGAGCTACTCAAACAAACAGAAGGCAAAGGTGTAAATGTCTATACCCATGGCGAAATGTTACCTGCACATGCATATCCGGAGCTTAAAAAATACAAACATTTAATAGGAAACTTTGGAACAGCCTGGTACAATCAGAGGGAAGAGTTTGAGCAATTCAATGGCGCTATATTATTCACCACAAACTGCCTTGTTCCACCAAAAGATAGCTATAAAGATAGAGTATTTACAACAGGGCTTGTGGGATGGCCTGGTATTAAGCATATTCCAAATGCAACTGCAGGAAAAATGAAAGATTTCTCACCTGTGATTCAAAAAGCTATAGAATGTGGTGGTTTGAAAGCAAAAGATGGTAAAAAAATCACCATAGGTTTTGCCCACGATCAGGTTATGGCTCTGGCGGATAAAGTGATCGACGCTGTAAATAAAGGTGCAATAAAGAGATTCGTGGTTATGGCTGGTTGTGATGGTAGAGCTAAAGAAAGGGAATATTATACTGAAGTGGCCAAAAATCTACCAAAAGATACAGTAATACTCACCGCAGGTTGTGCAAAATATAGATACAATATGCTGGATCTTGGGGATATAGGTGGCATACCAAGAGTTTTGGATGCTGGCCAGTGCAACGACTCTTACTCGCTTGCGTATATAGCATTAAAACTAAAAGAGGCTTTTGGACTCGACGATATAAATAAACTACCAATATCATACGACATAGCATGGTATGAGCAGAAAGCTGTTTGTGTATTACTTGCCCTTTTATATTTAGGTGTAAAAGGGATCAGGCTTGGGCCAGTCCTTCCAGCCTTTCTATCACCAAATGTTGCAAAAGTATTAGTAGAAAATTTCAATATCAAACCTATATCATCAGTAAAAGAAGATATAGAAGCAATGATGGCTGGCAAATAA
- a CDS encoding pyruvate carboxylase, translating to MKIKKLMCANRGEIAIRVFRACTELGIRTVAIYSEEDKYSLHRYKADEAYLVGKGLDPISAYMNIDELIDLAIRRGIDAIHPGYGFLAESYEFAEACEKAGIIFVGPKPEVMKVFGDKKLAKDIAKKCKVPIIEGSEDIIVDLEDAKKISKSIGYPVLLKATAGGGGRGIRICHNEKELEENFDSASREAIKAFGKGDIIIEKYIENPKHIEIQLLGDKHGNIVHLYERDCSIQRRHQKLIEIAPSINIPEETLQKLYQNSVDIGKATGLYCAATAEFLVDTKGNHYFLEVNPRIQVEHTVTELITGIDIVQAQILVSEGKALSDKEIGIKNQSEIYKHGFAIQCRVTTEDPENGFLPDTGEIEAYRIATGFGIRLDAGNGFAGAKITPHYDSLLVKVCSWATSFEQAAKKMNRALSEFRIRGVKTNIPFLQNVITSKNFISGNFNTKFIDTNPDLLKFPKPQDRATKVLKFLANNIVNNPSGAKLENNMVLPPIRIPVVKYGERIPAGTKDILNRHGVKGVIDYIKQSKEVLFTDTTMRDAHQSLLATRLRTKDMLAIADAYAHHLNGLFSLEMWGGATFDVSYRFLKESPWERLRLLREKIPNILFQMLLRGSNAVGYTNYPDNVIKEFIRLASKNGIDIFRIFDCFNWVDQMTLAIEEVKKNDKIAEAAICYTGDILDPKKVKYSLKYYINLARELANAGTDIIGIKDMAGLLKPYAAKILVKAIKEETGLPLHFHTHDTSGNGEASVLMAIEAGADIVDCAISSMSGLTSQPNLNSILYALESTERRSSIDKKWAQNVSDYFERVRRYYFPFESGLKSATAEVYEHEIPGGQYSNLVVQVEATGLIDRWEDVRKMYAKVNKELGDIIKVTPSSKVVGDLAIFLVRNNFDIEDLYEKGDQLSLPESVISFFKGMLGQPYGGFPEKLQSIILKGDKPLKVRPGEMLPPYDFEKARSNLQKEYSREFSDEAVVSFALYPQVFKEYLNFVNEYGDGSVFDTKDYFYPLRKEEEIEVNIEEGKTLIIKYLGLSEPDEKGYRKVYFEFNGQARTVRIKDEKLTDIIKANRKGDINNPKDVCASMPGKITKINVKKGDNVKKGDLLAITEAMKMETKIVANTDGIIEEIFLNQGDKIEAGDLLIKIA from the coding sequence ATGAAAATAAAAAAACTGATGTGTGCAAATAGAGGTGAAATAGCAATTAGAGTTTTTCGCGCCTGTACTGAGCTCGGCATTAGAACAGTTGCGATATACTCCGAAGAAGATAAATATTCTTTGCATAGATACAAGGCGGATGAGGCTTATTTAGTAGGGAAAGGCTTAGATCCAATCTCTGCCTATATGAATATAGACGAATTAATCGATCTGGCAATCAGAAGAGGAATAGATGCCATCCACCCAGGGTATGGATTTTTAGCCGAATCATACGAATTTGCAGAAGCTTGTGAAAAGGCTGGGATAATATTTGTTGGACCAAAGCCAGAGGTAATGAAAGTTTTTGGGGATAAAAAATTAGCAAAAGATATCGCAAAAAAATGCAAAGTTCCAATCATTGAAGGATCTGAAGATATAATCGTAGATTTAGAAGATGCAAAAAAGATATCGAAATCAATAGGTTACCCGGTGCTTTTAAAAGCCACGGCAGGTGGAGGTGGAAGAGGAATAAGGATATGTCACAACGAAAAAGAACTTGAAGAAAATTTCGATTCTGCCTCAAGGGAAGCAATCAAAGCATTTGGTAAAGGTGATATAATAATTGAAAAATATATAGAAAATCCAAAACATATTGAAATTCAGCTCCTGGGTGATAAACATGGAAATATAGTTCACCTTTATGAAAGGGACTGCTCCATACAGAGAAGACATCAAAAACTAATTGAAATAGCTCCTTCAATCAATATTCCTGAAGAAACTCTCCAGAAACTTTACCAGAACTCTGTGGATATAGGAAAAGCCACCGGTCTTTATTGTGCTGCCACTGCAGAATTCCTGGTAGATACAAAAGGTAACCATTATTTTCTTGAAGTAAACCCCAGAATACAGGTGGAACATACTGTTACTGAGTTAATCACTGGTATCGATATAGTACAGGCTCAAATATTGGTATCAGAAGGTAAGGCACTTTCAGATAAGGAAATAGGGATAAAAAATCAGTCAGAAATATATAAACATGGCTTTGCTATTCAATGCCGTGTCACAACTGAGGATCCTGAAAACGGCTTTCTGCCTGACACTGGAGAAATAGAGGCATACCGAATTGCAACTGGTTTTGGAATAAGGCTTGATGCTGGCAACGGCTTTGCTGGTGCCAAAATCACACCTCATTACGACTCTCTACTGGTTAAGGTCTGTAGCTGGGCAACATCTTTTGAACAGGCAGCAAAAAAGATGAATAGAGCCTTAAGTGAATTCAGAATACGTGGAGTAAAGACAAACATCCCATTTTTACAGAATGTCATTACCAGCAAGAATTTCATCTCAGGCAATTTTAATACAAAATTCATCGATACTAACCCAGATTTATTAAAATTTCCAAAACCACAGGACAGAGCAACAAAAGTACTAAAATTTTTGGCGAATAATATAGTAAACAACCCTTCCGGAGCTAAGCTCGAAAATAATATGGTTCTTCCTCCCATAAGGATCCCGGTTGTAAAATATGGGGAGCGTATTCCCGCCGGGACTAAAGATATCCTGAACAGACACGGTGTAAAAGGTGTCATAGACTATATCAAACAGAGCAAAGAGGTACTTTTCACAGATACCACAATGAGAGATGCCCATCAGTCCCTCCTTGCAACAAGGCTCAGAACAAAAGATATGCTGGCCATCGCCGACGCCTATGCCCATCATCTAAACGGATTATTCTCTCTTGAAATGTGGGGTGGTGCAACATTTGATGTATCATATAGATTTTTAAAGGAGTCCCCCTGGGAGAGGCTCAGATTATTGAGAGAAAAAATTCCAAATATTCTATTCCAAATGCTTCTAAGAGGTTCCAATGCTGTGGGATATACAAATTATCCCGATAACGTAATAAAAGAGTTTATCAGATTAGCATCTAAAAATGGTATAGATATCTTTAGGATATTCGATTGTTTCAATTGGGTGGATCAGATGACCCTTGCCATCGAAGAGGTAAAAAAGAACGATAAAATCGCCGAGGCAGCCATCTGCTATACTGGAGACATATTAGATCCCAAAAAGGTCAAGTACAGTCTAAAATATTATATAAATCTTGCCAGAGAACTTGCAAATGCTGGTACAGATATAATAGGGATAAAAGATATGGCAGGGTTACTCAAGCCATATGCAGCAAAAATTTTAGTAAAAGCCATAAAAGAGGAGACGGGTCTGCCACTTCATTTCCATACTCATGACACCAGCGGTAATGGGGAAGCTTCGGTATTAATGGCTATTGAAGCAGGAGCCGATATTGTAGACTGTGCTATATCTTCAATGAGTGGATTAACAAGTCAACCAAACTTAAATTCTATACTCTACGCCTTAGAATCGACTGAAAGACGTTCATCAATAGATAAGAAATGGGCTCAGAACGTTTCAGATTATTTCGAAAGAGTTAGAAGATATTACTTCCCATTTGAAAGCGGTCTAAAATCAGCTACAGCAGAGGTGTATGAACATGAGATACCAGGCGGACAGTATTCCAACCTTGTTGTACAGGTGGAAGCAACTGGTCTTATTGATCGTTGGGAAGATGTAAGAAAAATGTACGCAAAAGTTAACAAAGAACTTGGTGACATTATAAAAGTAACCCCTTCGTCAAAAGTGGTGGGTGATCTGGCCATCTTCCTGGTGAGAAATAACTTTGATATTGAAGATCTCTATGAAAAAGGGGATCAGTTATCTTTACCCGAATCTGTGATATCCTTCTTTAAAGGGATGCTCGGACAGCCTTACGGGGGATTCCCGGAAAAGCTACAAAGCATAATTCTAAAGGGGGACAAGCCTTTAAAAGTTAGACCCGGTGAAATGCTTCCACCATACGATTTTGAAAAAGCCAGAAGCAATTTACAAAAGGAGTATAGCAGAGAGTTTAGTGATGAAGCAGTAGTCAGCTTCGCACTTTATCCACAGGTCTTCAAAGAGTATCTAAACTTTGTTAATGAATATGGAGATGGATCAGTATTTGATACAAAAGATTATTTTTATCCTTTGAGAAAGGAAGAGGAGATAGAGGTCAATATAGAGGAAGGGAAAACTCTCATCATAAAGTACCTTGGTCTCAGTGAACCTGATGAAAAAGGTTACAGAAAAGTATATTTTGAATTTAACGGTCAGGCAAGAACTGTGAGAATAAAAGATGAAAAATTAACAGATATAATAAAGGCAAATAGAAAAGGTGATATAAATAATCCAAAAGATGTCTGTGCATCTATGCCTGGAAAAATCACCAAAATAAATGTCAAAAAAGGTGATAATGTGAAAAAAGGTGACCTTCTGGCTATAACCGAAGCAATGAAAATGGAAACTAAAATCGTTGCTAATACAGATGGAATAATAGAAGAAATATTCTTAAATCAAGGAGATAAGATTGAAGCTGGTGACCTTTTAATCAAGATCGCTTGA
- a CDS encoding Crp/Fnr family transcriptional regulator yields the protein MKKIDAIRIFCKTFLGGMDEELCSMMESVTSVVTKKKGEIFFIEGEYGTNVFFLISGLIKLYKTNDEGKEAIIHFVKSGEIFAEILFFLQNRYPVTSVALEDCIALAIDSKKIEELISKKPKFAMKLIGALSKRIKYLINMLENLTLSDLSTRFLNYLKTLSEQKKSDEIILPVKKGDLAILLGATPEAFSRMLKKLKDDGIIGVEGKKITLFRKI from the coding sequence ATGAAAAAGATAGATGCTATAAGAATATTTTGTAAAACATTTCTTGGTGGAATGGATGAAGAGCTCTGTAGTATGATGGAATCTGTCACTTCGGTAGTTACTAAGAAGAAAGGTGAAATCTTTTTTATTGAAGGTGAATATGGAACTAACGTATTTTTTTTGATATCCGGACTTATAAAACTTTATAAAACAAATGATGAAGGCAAGGAAGCCATTATCCATTTTGTCAAAAGTGGAGAGATCTTTGCTGAGATATTATTTTTTTTACAGAATAGATATCCAGTAACGTCTGTTGCTCTGGAAGATTGCATTGCTCTTGCCATAGATTCAAAGAAGATTGAAGAGTTGATTAGTAAAAAACCTAAATTTGCGATGAAACTGATTGGGGCACTATCAAAAAGAATCAAATATCTTATAAATATGCTGGAAAATCTTACTCTATCGGATCTTTCAACAAGATTTCTAAATTATCTAAAAACACTTTCAGAGCAGAAAAAAAGTGATGAGATCATTTTGCCAGTGAAAAAAGGTGATCTGGCGATCCTTTTAGGGGCTACACCTGAGGCATTTTCAAGAATGCTCAAGAAATTGAAGGATGACGGTATCATTGGGGTTGAAGGTAAGAAGATAACATTGTTCAGAAAAATATAA